A single genomic interval of Penicillium psychrofluorescens genome assembly, chromosome: 2 harbors:
- a CDS encoding uncharacterized protein (ID:PFLUO_003746-T1.cds;~source:funannotate), producing MEVRALARSLRARPSPWLLSSRQPGTLPQYFIRSSTASAGRLNSTTSSSSTPPPPKKSAFSAKDTTATPTPTTSTTQTSEPPTDQSTSQPPSTTEGNPVKLSDDFDNILSGLNLSGQAPKRRLNPVANLRSVFPKSTSATKTNTSGHASQRLFNPSHQDMVMPRKVDLKLGPTLGRQVHVEPERGRDLAAAIRILGSTCKSNQVKQQATRQKFHVRRGQMKKELRRQRWRKLFKFSFQETVKKIQRMQMQGW from the coding sequence atggaggTCCGCGCCCTGGCTCGCAGCCTTCGCGCCAGACCGAGCCCGTGGCTGCTCAGTTCCAGACAGCCAGGCACCCTGCCACAATATTTCATCCGCAGCTCGACAGCCAGTGCAGGCCGGCTCAATTCCACcacctcttcatcctccacgcctccaccaccgaaGAAGTCTGCCTTTTCCGCGAAAGACACCACCGCAACCCCAACCCCGACAACATCCACAACACAGACATCGGAACCCCCCACCGACCAGAGCACCAGCCAACCTCCCTCAACCACAGAAGGCAACCCAGTCAAGCTATCCGACGACTTCGACAACATCCTCAGCGGTCTGAACCTCTCCGGCCAAGCGCCCAAGCGCAGGCTCAACCCAGTCGCCAACCTCCGCTCGGTCTTCCCCAAGTCGACGTCCGCGACCAAGACCAACACAAGCGGACACGCAAGCCAGCGCCTGTTCAATCCCTCCCATCAAGACATGGTTATGCCTCGCAAGGTTGACCTGAAGCTGGGCCCCACACTGGGGCGCCAGGTACACGTCGAGCCCGAGCGCGGCCGCGATCTGGCGGCTGCTATTCGGATCCTGGGCTCCACTTGCAAGTCCAATCAGGTGAAGCAGCAGGCTACGCGGCAGAAGTTTCATGTGCGCAGAGGGCAGATGAAAAAGGAGTTGCGGAGGCAGCGGTGGAGGAAGCTTTTCAAGTTTTCGTTTCAGGAGACCGTGAAGAAGATTCAGCGAATGCAGATGCAGGGGTGGTAG
- a CDS encoding uncharacterized protein (ID:PFLUO_003747-T1.cds;~source:funannotate), whose protein sequence is MAILSVLFRINPSTSYRCAVVAVVVAIFGYTLTLCVITGGPCNPLKTGTTQCLENVALAQAVLNIASDCAVVALPIPTIVNLHFSLKQKLTVGCLLALGSGVVVCSIARLPYVLRLEKTLDVTYTEAILGVWSLVEVNLGIICACAMRFKRLIATYLPRLSLFSSHTQSNGKITFESFNRFQPTDRKGQHTYQLHSVQNGSADPFAGSNEISVSRSYKVDVEEDGESVETILRSK, encoded by the exons ATGGCCATCTTGTCTGTCTTGTTCCGCATCAACCCCTCCACCTCCTACCGCTGCGCGGTCGTGGCAGTCGTCGTTGCGATCTTTGGCTATACTTTGACCTTATGCGTCATCACTGGAGGGCCATGTAATCCTCTCAAAACGGGGACCACCCAGTGTCTGGAGAATGTCGCCCTGGCTCAGGCAGTGCTCAACATCGCATCTGACTGTGCTGTCGTGGCCCTTCCCATCCCCACGATTGTGAATCTCCATTTTTCGCTGAAACAGAAACTCACCGTTGGCTGCCTCCTGGCTCTGGGATCCGG TGTCGTCGTCTGCTCAATAGCCCGCCTACCATATGTCCTCCGTCTTGAAAAGACCCTCGACGTAACCTATACCGAAGCTATTCTCGGGGTGTGGTCCCTCGTCGAGGTCAACCTCGGCATCATCTGCGCCTGCGCAATGCGGTTCAAGCGGCTGATCGCGACATACCTGCCGCGCCTGTCGCTGTTCTCATCACACACGCAAAGTAACGGGAAAATCACGTTTGAATCGTTCAACAGATTTCAACCCACAGACCGGAAAGGCCAGCACACGTACCAGCTCCACAGCGTCCAGAATGGCAGCGCAGATCCGTTTGCCGGTAGCAATGAGATCTCCGTCAGCCGCTCGTACAAGGTGGATGTAGAAGAGGACGGCGAGAGCGTGGAAACTATTTTGCGTTCAAAATGA
- a CDS encoding uncharacterized protein (ID:PFLUO_003748-T1.cds;~source:funannotate), whose product MGMFFGRKPAAEAVPGDRVLPLHFFENSLLVQGNNMAASLVFDAVLDPQKLRQSLEGLVKREGWQRLGGRLKKNDSGKIEWHIPAEFTADRPAISFVHVDHGMPAASHPAASRIPKPDTRPAIVGDPDDLAELAWDPGYKPNGIKDYLASDCPVLGLRVNSFTDKTIVVLQWQHVAFDALGMQYVIEGWSAMLWGKTADILTPCKIDSDPFDTLAQGSRPTTEEHILMDRKLGMGGMLKWGLGYGIDTLVRSKENRMICVPESYWRPQTEKALDELRAEAVAKGEDPSKVFLTENDVLTAWILRCVVAPMGMNPDRTVAASIAMSLRKAFEGDLIPASAEHPYVGNAFGWANVLVRAGDITSKPLSWLARQIRRAINEQGTRAQHEAYYGMVRTSGMGLPIVTFGDGGMSQIGFSNWSKAGLFDLDFAPARQDLQGDNVPCRPSYVQENHGPIKPADGFFILGKDEKGNYWSSACKVTGQWEKFEEQLKKDFEVKA is encoded by the exons ATGGGCATGTTCTTTGGACGCAAGCCCGCCGCGGAGGCCGTTCCGGGCGATCGCGTGCTGCCATTGCATTTCTTCGAGAACAGCCTACTAGTGCAGGGGAACAACATGGCCGCTTCACTCGTGTTTGACGCCGTGCTCGACCCTCAAAAACTGCGACAGTCCCTTGAGGGCCTAGTCAAGCGGGAGGGGTGGCAAAGGTTGGGAGGCcggctgaagaagaat GACTCGGGCAAGATCGAATGGCATATTCCAGCAGAATTTACGGCCGACAGGCCCGCGATCTCCTTCGTACACGTGGACCACGGCATGCCTGCTGCTTCGCACCCAGCAGCCTCCCGGATCCCGAAGCCAGACACTCGGCCCGCCATAGTCGGTGACCCGGATGATCTGGCAGAACTGGCGTGGGACCCTGGGTACAAACCCAACGGGATCAAGGACTACCTCGCCTCTGACTGCCCGGTCTTAGGGCTGCGCGTCAACTCGTTCACCGACAAGACCATCGTAGTCCTGCAGTGGCAGCATGTCGCCTTCGATGCGCTTGGCATGCAATATGTCATCGAAGGCTGGAGTGCCATGCTCTGGGGCAAGACCGCCGATATCCTAACCCCATGCAAGATCGACTCAGATCCATTCGATACGTTGGCCCAAGGCTCGCGGCCCACCACGGAAGAGCATATTCTAATGGACCGTAAGCTCGGGATGGGAGGCATGCTTAAGTGGGGGCTGGGGTATGGGATTGATACGCTGGTCCGATCCAAGGAGAACCGCATGATCTGTGTTCCAGAGTCGTACTGGCGGCCACAGACGGAGAAAGCTCTTGACGAGCTTCGCGCCGAGGCAGTCGCGAAGGGTGAAGACCCCTCCAAGGTGTTTTTGACCGAGAATGACGTTCTGACTGCCTGGATCCTGCGTTGTGTGGTTGCCCCAATGGGGATGAACCCTGACCGAACG GTTGCCGCATCTATCGCCATGTCCCTCCGCAAGGCCTTTGAGGGCGACCTTATCCCTGCCTCCGCCGAGCACCCGTACGTGGGCAACGCCTTCGGCTGGGCCAATGTCCTCGTTCGCGCGGGCGACATCACTTCCAAGCCGCTGAGCTGGCTCGCTCGGCAGATTCGGCGCGCTATCAACGAACAAGGCACGCGTGCTCAGCACGAGGCGTACTACGGCATGGTGCGCACGTCTGGAATGGGCCTGCCCATTGTCACCttcggcgacggcggcatgTCCCAAATCGGCTTCTCCAATTGGTCCAAGGCGGGCTTGTTCGACTTGGACTTTGCCCCGGCTCGTCAGGACCTCCAGGGTGACAACGTGCCGTGCCGGCCGTCGTATGTGCAAGAGAATCACGGCCCGATCAAGCCTGCGGATGGgttcttcatcctcggcaaggatgagaagggaAACTACTGGTCCTCGGCGTGTAAGGTGACGGGCCAGTGGGAGAAATTTGAagagcagctgaagaaggattTCGAGGTGAAGGCGTAA
- a CDS encoding uncharacterized protein (ID:PFLUO_003749-T1.cds;~source:funannotate), with protein sequence MSNQYRESAMRRYSVVTLLLTVLGALGQVASAGSSSQETGGEGYLPAEGIPVSCLDRTLEYGEHVTDDLGNLKYVPFAVCNETSSPLSLHYGTSETITCTVAAVSDELYHILEFYVHSDAPMSCRVPTAPLSSSHSNPKGSNDDPDEESSSLAALNENGPSFTPVTMAMQGTLQLSHLHIWTDMNVLLHNLAADPAAQQHKGKKKSTEPGYVMAGTAYSVPEFDAKSSHDKDEQSIALVRAARDPWTSGHGTKVIRGEPLTFAFHVAWVEGGASIGWPARTPGESFLSENDAKSESHFFSRLFFFVMAASVGALAALHWERNGRRWRRGSVASSWRGEGMMGGLPTVRGKGTGVAFGNGGRINGYGGYSPAPTNGVAAPANAGGHFGYAGFGSGKKD encoded by the exons ATGTCGAACCAATATCGCGAGAGCGCAATGCGTCGCTACTCGGTCGTGACATTGCTTCTCACCGTCCTGGGCGCACTGGGCCAGGTGGCCTCCGCGGGGAGCAGCTCCCAGGAGACCGGCGGAGAAGGATATCTTCCTGCCGAGGGAATTCCAGTATCATGCTTGGATCGGACTCT TGAGTACGGGGAACAT GTAACAGACGACCTCGGCAACCTCAAATACGTCCCCTTCGCCGTCTGCAACGAAACTTCCTCCCCCTTATCCCTGCACTACGGCACCTCCGAGACAATAACCTgcaccgtcgccgccgtctccgatGAACTTTACCACATCCTCGAATTCTACGTGCACTCCGACGCACCCATGTCCTGCCGCGTGCCCACCGCGCCGCTCTCATCCTCCCACAGCAACCCGAAAGGAAGCAACGACGATCCCGACGAGGAGAGCAGCTCTCTCGCCGCGCTGAATGAGAACGGCCCGTCGTTTACGCCGGTCACAATGGCCATGCAGGGGACACTGCAGCTGAGCCATTTGCATATCTGGACTGATATGAACGTGCTGCTGCATAATCTCGCGGCCGATCCGGCGGCGCAACAGCacaagggaaagaagaagagcacgGAGCCCGGGTACGTGATGGCCGGGACGGCGTACTCGGTCCCCGAGTTCGACGCCAAGTCTTCGCATGATAAAGACGAGCAAAGCATTGCTCTTGTCCGCGCCGCGCGCGATCCCTGGACATCAGGACACGGCACGAAAGTCATTCGCGGCGAGCCGCTCACCTTCGCCTTCCACGTTGCATGGGTGGAAGGCGGCGCGTCAATCGGCTGGCCCGCCCGCACACCGGGCGAGTCGTTCCTCTCCGAGAACGATGCAAAATCAGAGAGTCACTTCTTCTCGCggctgttcttcttcgtcatggcTGCGTCGGTGGGCGCATTGGCCGCGCTGCACTGGGAGCGCAATGGCCGGCGCTGGCGCCGTGGCTCTGTTGCGTCTTCATGGCGCGGAGAGGGCATGATGGGTGGTCTGCCGACTGTTAGGGGGAAGGGTACGGGTGTTGCCTTTGGGAATGGAGGTCGCATTAATGGATATGGCGGGTATTCTCCTGCTCCTACTAATGGAGTCGCCGCGCCTGCCAATGCGGGAGGACATTTTGGGTATGCTGGGTTTGggagtgggaagaaggattga
- a CDS encoding uncharacterized protein (ID:PFLUO_003750-T1.cds;~source:funannotate) has translation MPGFSQATELNAWKELQEHHNALGRNIVLKEYFQKDPQRFEKFTRRFANTVDNSEILFDFSKNFLTEETLSLLVKLAKEANVEQLRDDMFTGEHINFTEDRAVYHVALRNTTNEPMQVDGHSVVEDVNSVLEHMKEFSEQVRSGDWKGYSDKKIRTIVNIGIGGSDLGPVMVTEALKPYGHPDLTLHFVSNIDGTHIAEALKHSDPETTLFLIASKTFTTAETCTNANTAKSWFLETAKDESHIAKHFVALSTNEGEVTKFGIDKKNMFGFESWVGGRYSVWSAIGLSIALYIGYDNFHQFLAGANAMDKHFRETPLEQNIPAIAGLLSVWYSDFFGAQTHLIAPFDQYLHRFPAYLQQLSMESNGKAITRSGEYVKYTTGPILFGEPATNAQHSFFQLLHQGTKLIPADFIMAAESHNPVEGGKHQRMLASNFLAQAEALMVGKTPEEVKAENAPEHLVPHKTFLGNRPTTSILAQKITPSTLGALIAYYEHVTFVEGAVWNINSFDQWGVELGKVLAKNIQKELETDGAGADHDASTSGLLLAFKEKAKLA, from the exons ATGCCAGGTTTCTCACAGGCCACCGAGCTCAATGCGTGGAAGGAGCTCCAGGAGCACCACAATGCTCTCGGGCGCAACATTGTCCTGAAGGAGTACTTCCAGAAAGACCCCCAGCGCTTCGAGAAGTTCACCCGCCGCTTTGCCAACACGGTGGACAACTCGGAGATCCTCTTTGACTTCTCCAAGAACTTCCTGACCGAGGAGACCCTGTCTCTGCTGGTCAAactggccaaggaggccaatGTCGAACAGCTGCGGGATGACATGTTCACGGGTGAGCACATCAACTTCACCGAGGACCGTGCCGTCTACCACGTTGCGCTccgcaacaccaccaacgaGCCCATGCAGGTCGATGGCCACAGTGtcgtcgaggatgtcaaCTCGGTGCTCGAGCATATGAAGGAGTTCTCCGAGCAGGTGCGCAGTGGTGACTGGAAGGGCTATAgcgacaagaagatccggACCATCGTGAATATCGGTATTGGTGGCTCCGACCT CGGCCCCGTCATGGTCACTGAGGCCCTGAAGCCCTATGGCCACCCCGATCTGACCCTGCACTTTGTGTCCAACATTGATGGCACCCACATCGCCGAAGCGCTCAAGCACTCCGACCCGGAGACCACCCTCTTCCTGATCGCCTCCAAGACCTTCACCACCGCCGAAACCTGCACCAATGCCAACACGGCCAAGTCCTGGTTCCTGGAGACGGCCAAGGACGAGTCGCACATCGCCAAGCACTTCGTTGCTCTTTCGACCAACGAGGGCGAGGTCACCAAGTTCGGCAttgacaagaagaacatgtTCGGCTTCGAGTCGTGGGTGGGTGGCCGCTACTCCGTGTGGAGTGCCATCGGCCTGTCCATTGCGCTGTACATCGGCTACGACAACTTCCACCAGTTCCTGGCCGGTGCCAACGCCATGGACAAGCACTTCCGCGAGACCCCGCTGGAGCAGAACATCCCCGCCATTGCCGGTCTGCTGAGCGTGTGGTACAGCGACTTCTTCGGCGCGCAGACTCACCTGATCGCTCCGTTCGACCAGTACCTGCACCGCTTCCCGGCGTACCTGCAGCAGCTCTCGATGGAGAGCAACGGCAAGGCCATCACTCGCTCGGGCGAGTACGTCAAGTACACGACGGGCCCGATCCTGTTCGGCGAGCCGGCCACCAACGCCCAGCACAGCTTCTTCCAGCTGCTGCACCAGGGCACCAAGCTCATCCCCGCGGacttcatcatggccgccgAGTCGCACAACCCCGTCGAGGGCGGCAAGCACCAGCGCATGCTGGCCTCCAACTTCCTGGCCCAGGCCGAGGCCCTGATGGTCGGCAAGACCCccgaggaggtcaaggccgagAACGCCCCGGAGCACCTCGTCCCGCACAAGACCTTCCTGGGCAACCGGCCCACCACCTCCATTCTGGCTCAGAAGATCACCCCGTCCACCCTGGGTGCTCTGATCGCCTACTACGAGCACGTCACCTTCGTCGAGGGTGCGGTCTGGAACATCAACTCCTTCGACCAGTGGGGTGTTGAGCTGGGCAAGGTTCTCGCTAAGAATATccagaaggagctggagacgGACGGTGCAGGTGCCGACCACGATGCCTCGACTAGCGGCCTGCTCCTCGCgttcaaggagaaggccaaaCTGGCGTAA
- a CDS encoding uncharacterized protein (ID:PFLUO_003751-T1.cds;~source:funannotate) has product MAPPPGMSAPGTSPAPGMQQNNSQQPGRPGGFPASFQPPPNMPNINFSAPVIRLGTSGPAKPAAGPEMGRERGAGPEGPGRRAGLGAGGGDSQRGYARESMMPLQPPTKDEIVRTLFVGGITEGAGGDGGIERILRSAGILRRWIRATDADEKPCRFGFAEFEDPESLEVAVEVLKEVEVPVKRQVPSADDEKEEKEVEKSTLLVIVDESTMNYLEQFEANRGETDPQERQARFDAARNNLKAVLSDLCHPSAPTQKEDISALDREGDTEMKDVVNKDGEVVTIPITVEDELADVPPEMRENVAKEIAAFRERSNRRDIERLRREEEIESMERARGSGSRISRLASPPASAPSGPAGGANGIPLGPRGAPAGPKGFGVQIPKDYQNGVSFVNGGSINGPSVSIDRDGEDSDASDEELERRRQEKRQAEQEKQFLDQERRWLNRERSRTAALEREKKRDKEDDGRMQALHDEMEDRMRQWNDDVEASRKSAEYYADRGAWLRNRAGFRAREAQLDEADHAAEERDRARSDQKREQARGMADDFLARQAEVLETRTTEEAPREPQRFKLSLGAAAQRAQAATSRRTVADVEGLLEDEEEPESTVRRPLIPIKFDTAAEAAGLSDEERAQAARQLAAEIPTDKEGLWKWAVKWEFVDEAVIKDQLKPFVEKKIVEYLGVQEQMLVDVVEGHVRQHGSPQELVDQLAEALDEEAEVLVRKLWRMLIFFSESEKRGLSA; this is encoded by the exons atgg CACCTCCCCCAGGGATGTCCGCTCCCGGAACCAGTCCTGCACCGGGCATGCAACAGAACAACAGCCAGCAGCCCGGACGCCCGGGTGGGTTCCCAGCCAGCttccagccgccgccgaacATGCCGAACATCAACTTTTCTGCGCCGGTGATTCGCCTGGGCACGTCGGGCCCTGCTAAGCCCGCCGCTGGCCCCGAGATGGGCCGCGAGCGCGGTGCTGGCCCTGAGGGTCCCGGCCGCCGCGCCGGTTtgggcgctggcggcggggatTCCCAACGGGGGTATGCGAGGGAGTCCATGATGCCGTTGCAACCCCCCACAAAGGACGAGATTGTGCGCACCCTCTTTGTGGGTGGCATTACCGagggtgctggtggtgacgGGGGTATCGAGCGTATTCTCCGGTCTGCGGGGATTCTGCGACGATGGATTCGGGCTACCGATGCGGATGAGAAGCCCTGTCGGTTTGGGTTTGCTGAGTTTGAGGACCCGGAGAGTCTAGAAGTTGCCGTGGAGGtgctgaaggaggtggaggtaCCGGTGAAGCGACAAGTGCCGAGCGCAGACgatgagaaagaggaaaaggaagtCGAGAAGAGCACTCTACTG GTGATTGTCGATGAAAGCACAATGAACTATCTGGAACAATTCGAAGCCAATCGTGGCGAAACCGACCCGCAAGAACGCCAGGCACGCTTCGATGCTGCTCGCAATAACCTGAAGGCCGTCCTATCCGACCTCTGCCACCCGTCTGCCCCCACCCAGAAGGAGGATATATCCGCGCTTGATCGTGAAGGCGATACCGAGATGAAGGATGTGGTGAACAAGGACGGAGAAGTGGTGACCATTCCAATCACGGTGGAGGATGAACTGGCCGATGTTCCACCGGAGATGCGGGAGAATGTGGCCAAGGAAATCGCAGCCTTCCGTGAACGCAGCAACCGCCGTGACATCGAGCGGCTCAGacgcgaggaagagatcgagtCGATGGAGCGCGCGCGCGGTTCCGGTTCTCGCATCAGCCGACTTGCCTCCCCACCGGCATCCGCTCCCAGTGGCCCTGCCGGGGGTGCCAATGGCATTCCCCTGGGCCCGCGTGGCGCACCAGCTGGTCCCAAGGGATTTGGCGTGCAGATCCCCAAGGATTATCAAAACGGCGTGTCTTTTGTGAATGGTGGGTCGATCAATGGTCCATCCGTCTCCATTGACCGCGATGGCGAAGACTCCGAtgccagcgacgaggaactGGAACGACGCCGCCAGGAGAAGCGTCAGGCAGAACAGGAAAAGCAGTTCCTCGACCAGGAACGCCGCTGGCTCAACCGCGAGCGCAGTCGGACTGCTGCTCTGGAGCGAGAGAAGAAACGAGACAAGGAGGACGACGGACGGATGCAAGCATTGCATGACGAAATGGAAGACCGGATGCGCCAGTGGAACGACGATGTCGAGGCCAGCCGCAAATCTGCCGAGTACTACGCAGATCGCGGTGCCTGGCTGCGCAACCGTGCAGGCTTCCGTGCCCGCGAGGCCCAGCTAGACGAAGCCGATCACGCTGCCGAAGAACGGGACCGCGCGCGCTCGGACCAGAAGCGCGAACAGGCTCGCGGGATGGCCGATGATTTCCTCGCCCGCCAAGCCGAGGTGCTGGAAACCCGTACTACCGAAGAGGCGCCACGCGAACCGCAGCGCTTCAAGCTGTCTCTCGGTGCCGCCGCGCAAAGGGCCCAGGCCGCGACCAGCCGTCGCACCGTGGCCGACGTGGAGGGACTCctggaggacgaggaggagccgGAGAGCACAGTGCGCCGACCGCTCATCCCGATCAAGTTCGACacggccgccgaggccgccggtCTATCGGACGAGGAGCGAGCCCAGGCCGCGCGCCAGCTGGCTGCCGAGATCCCCACGGACAAGGAAGGTCTCTGGAAGTGGGCGGTCAAGTGGGAGTTTGTTGACGAAGCCGTGATCAAGGATCAGCTGAAGCCGTtcgtggagaagaagattgtcGAGTACCTAGGCGTGCAGGAGCAGATGCTGGTCGATGTGGTTGAGGGGCATGTGCGCCAGCATGGATCACCTCAGGAACTGGTAGATCAGCTGGCGGAGgcgctggacgaggaggctgAGGTGTTGGTGCGCAAGCTGTGGCGGATGCTCATTTTCTTCTCGGAGAGCGAGAAGCGCGGGCTGTCCGCGTAG
- a CDS encoding uncharacterized protein (ID:PFLUO_003752-T1.cds;~source:funannotate) — MVKITGFTTRDVRFPTSLDKTGSDAMNAAGDYSAAYCIINTDSPHAGHGMTFTIGRGNEIVCSAISLLTPLVVGKELDDLTADWGKTWRYLVSDSQLRWIGPEKGVIHLALGAVVNALWDLWAKTLGKPVWRIVADMSPEEFVRCIDFRYITDAITPDEAIALLKDVQGGKADRIREAESSQAVPAYTTSAGWLGYSEDKLKSLLDESVALGYKHFKLKVGGNIAEDKRRLAIARQAIGYDKGNILMVDANQVWSVPEAISWMQELAEFKPWFIEEPTSPDDILGHAAIKKALANTAHGTVGVATGEMCQNRVIFKQLLQAGALTVLQPDACRVGGVNEVLAILLLARKFGVPIVPHSGGVGLPEYTQHLSTIDYVVVSGKKSVLEYVDHLHEHFVHPSSVKDGYYVTPMEPGYSVEMKAESMDEFAFPGEEGKSWWRTQEARTILDGARV; from the exons ATGGTCAAGATCACTGGCTTCACCACGCGCGACGTGAGGTTTCCG ACCTCGCTCGACAAGACCGGCTCGGATGCCATGAACGCTGCGGGCGACTACTCCGCCGCCTACTGCATCATCAACACGGACTCACCGCACGCCGGACACGGCATG ACCTTCACAATCGGCCGCGGCAACGAAATCGTCTGCTCAGCGATCTCCCTACTCACGCCACTCGTGGTCGGCAAAGAGCTCGACGACCTAACCGCCGACTGGGGCAAGACATGGCGCTACCTCGTCTCTGACAGCCAGCTACGCTGGATCGGGCCCGAGAAGGGCGTAATCCACCTCGCGCTGGGCGCCGTCGTCAATGCCCTCTGGGACCTATGGGCCAAGACGCTCGGCAAGCCCGTGTGGCGCATCGTCGCGGACATGAGCCCCGAGGAGTTCGTGCGCTGCATTGACTTTCGGTACATCACTGATGCGATCACCCCCGACGAAGCTATTGCTTTGCTCAAGGATGTCCAGGGCGGCAAGGCGGACCGGATTCGCGAGGCGGAGAGCAGTCAGGCGGTCCCGGCGTACACCACCAGCGCTGGGTGGTTGGGGTATAGCGAGGACAAGTTGAAGAGTCTGCTGGACGAGAGCGTCGCGCTGGGGTATAAGCACTTCAAGCTGAAGGTGGGCGGGAATATCGCGGAGGATAAGCGCCGGCTTGCCATTGCGCGCCAGGCGATTGGGTATGATAAGGGGAATATCTTGATGGTGGATGCGAACCAGGTCTGGTCCGTCCCGGAGGCGATCAGCTGGATGCAGGAGCTGGCGGAGTTCAAGCCGTGGTTCATTGAAGAGCCCACCTCGCCCGACGACATCCTCGGCCACGCGGCGATCAAGAAGGCGCTTGCGAATACCGCCCACGGCACCGTGGGCGTCGCCACGGGCGAGATGTGCCAGAACCGCGTCATCTTCAagcagctgctgcaggccgGCGCGCTGACGGTGCTGCAGCCGGATGCGTGCCGTGTCGGCGGTGTGAACGAGGTGCTGGCtatcctgctgctggcgcgcAAGTTCGGTGTGCCTATCGTGCCGCACTCCGGTGGTGTTGGTTTGCCAGAGTACACGCAGCACCTGTCGACGATTGACTATGTGGTTGTTagtgggaagaagagtgtgCTCGAGTATGTGGATCATCTGCATGAGCACTTTGTGCACCCGTCCAGCGTGAAGGATGGGTACTACGTTACCCCCATGGAGCCTGGGTATAGTGTTGAGATGAAGGCCGAGAGCATGGATGAATTTGCCTTCCCCGGTGAGGAGGGCAAGAGTTGGTGGAGGACGCAGGAGGCAAGGACCATTCTGGATGGGGCTAGAGTATAG
- a CDS encoding uncharacterized protein (ID:PFLUO_003753-T1.cds;~source:funannotate), whose product MTSLYLKALPRPAPTASLVLRQSSITTERLRRYATTHSSSTRSTRKKNITVLSDDGMLRWGELSGREKMSRATQQSFNFVIVLAGAVLTGGVFTLLYLEVFSPNSRTWQFEKAVDRIKDDARCTKLLGDRREIKAYGENTWSRWQRNRPIASTTEKDRLGREHLRMNFHVEGPLNSGVVFVHMMKPLDKSEWEYQLLALDVKGHSRIVLEKASEKPSVASSLKLFGMQWR is encoded by the exons ATGACTTCCCTCTATCTGAAGGCCCTCCCCCGGCCCGCACCCACGGCCTCCCTCGTGCTGCGCCAATCTTCTATCACCACAGAGCGCCTCCGTCGGTACGCCACGAcgcacagcagcagcacaCGATCAACACGGAAAAAGAACATCACAGTACTGTCCGATGATGGAATGCTCCGATGGGGCGAGCTGTcggggagagagaaaatgtCCCGTGCGACGCAGCAGTCCTTCAACTTTGTGATTGTGCTAGCCGGGGCTGTATTGACG GGCGGCGTCTTCACCCTTCTATATCTGGAAGTCTTCTCACCAAACAGCCGGACCTGGCAATTCGAAAAGGCGGTTGACCGCATCAAGGACGATGCGCGGTGTACAAAGCTCCTCGGGGACCGGAGGGAGATCAAGGCTTATGGCGAGAATACCTGGAGCCGGTGGCAGCGGAACAGGCCGATTGC ATCGACGACTGAGAAGGACCGACTAGGCCGCGAACACCTGCGAATGAATTTCCATGTCGAGGGACCTCTGAACTCGGGCGTCGTCTTTGTGCACATGATGAAGCCCTTGGACAAGAGCGAATGGGAGTATCAGcttctggcgctggatgtCAAGGGGCACTCGCGCATTGTTCTGGAGAAAGCGTCGGAGAAGCCTAGCGTGGCTAGTTCGCTGAAGCTGTTCGGTATGCAATGGCGGTGA